The following coding sequences are from one Candidatus Hydrogenedentota bacterium window:
- the mnmA gene encoding tRNA 2-thiouridine(34) synthase MnmA — translation MRIPTNARVLVAMSGGVDSAVAASLLVEQGCVCMGLTLRLVPEPAGKSPFEPCCGLEAAQDARRVCATLGIPHEVLHALDRFDRDIIRFFAEEYAAGRTPNPCVRCNRMIKFGALYQRANELGMEYIAMGHYARLEKRGARWSLRRAVHPAKDQSYVLAPLTQAQLRRAVFPLGEMTKDEVRARAAHLDCRTAQKRDSQELCFVADRDYARFLKARDVPSAPGPITSADGRALGRHKGLIHYTIGQRRGLGIAAERPYYVVGLDAARNTLIAGTEEATFCAQFETGRICWGGMAPQDTPFECRVQIRSRHHAVPATVTPVAVPGSRTGARVRLRAPERSVTPGQWAVFYDDEDFVIAAAPVLRFEPAMA, via the coding sequence GTGTGCATGGGGCTGACGCTGCGCCTCGTGCCCGAACCGGCCGGGAAATCCCCGTTCGAGCCCTGCTGCGGCCTGGAAGCCGCCCAGGATGCGCGCCGCGTCTGCGCCACGCTCGGCATCCCTCACGAAGTGCTGCACGCCTTGGACCGCTTCGACCGCGACATCATCCGCTTCTTTGCGGAAGAATACGCCGCGGGCCGGACGCCGAACCCCTGCGTCCGGTGCAACCGCATGATCAAGTTCGGCGCGCTCTATCAGCGGGCAAATGAACTGGGCATGGAATACATCGCCATGGGTCATTACGCACGCCTCGAGAAGCGCGGCGCGCGCTGGTCGCTCCGCCGCGCCGTGCATCCGGCCAAGGACCAGAGCTACGTGCTCGCGCCGCTGACCCAGGCGCAGCTGCGCCGGGCCGTCTTCCCGCTGGGCGAGATGACCAAGGACGAGGTGCGCGCACGCGCGGCACATCTCGATTGCCGCACGGCACAGAAACGCGACAGCCAGGAACTCTGCTTCGTCGCGGACCGTGACTACGCGCGGTTCTTGAAAGCTCGGGACGTGCCGTCCGCACCGGGGCCGATCACCTCGGCGGATGGCCGCGCGCTTGGCCGTCACAAAGGCCTAATCCACTACACCATTGGCCAGCGGCGCGGGCTTGGCATCGCCGCGGAACGGCCTTACTACGTTGTGGGGCTCGACGCCGCGCGGAACACGCTCATCGCCGGAACGGAAGAAGCCACTTTCTGCGCCCAGTTCGAGACGGGCCGCATCTGCTGGGGCGGCATGGCTCCCCAGGACACGCCCTTCGAATGCCGCGTGCAAATCCGCTCTCGGCATCATGCAGTTCCCGCCACGGTGACGCCCGTGGCCGTGCCCGGCAGCCGCACCGGCGCGCGCGTCCGGCTGCGTGCGCCAGAACGGTCCGTAACACCGGGTCAATGGGCGGTGTTCTACGACGACGAAGATTTCGTCATCGCCGCTGCGCCGGTCCTGCGTTTCGAGCCGGCCATGGCATGA